The segment TTTAGACAGTGTGCAGGCCAGTACGTTCCATTTGAGTTTTTCATTACACTAATGTAACGTCTTTTGGTGTTAATGTCGTTTAAAAGCGTAAAGTGTCTATTATTTGAATATTCTAATATATTTATTCATGAGAGTAcgctattttaaattttcttttttacacTTATGTTTAAATACAGATGAGCAACGTTTTGAGTGATTTGTTGGCCACACACCTGTTCCGATGCTTCACTGTTAAGCTATCCTTTATGGTCCTTTGCATCTTCGCAGGCTACTACCAATCATTTTGCTAGGGCATAATGCAGTTGTTGAGGGTGTGCCTTCTAGTGGGTACAATGATTACAGGGTATCTACCTTAACATTGTTAAGACTGTCCTCCGTTTTGACTTGCCTATTTGCGTGTAACCTATGATATTTGCTGACTCTACAATATATTAATTTCTCGTATTGGAACGCTAAAAGCCGTCCAGAGGCGAACGGCGCTCCACTCCAAAGTCCCGCAGCGCCGCCCCTGCTGACTGTTCTGCACTGAGGGACACGAAAATACGATCTGCGCTTAAGCTGCTCTTCGCAATACCGAAAGAGTTTCTCCCGCGTCGAAAATTCGCTAACCTCATCGAGAAatgtacagggctattcaaaaataaggaacagatttcaaacacttACTGCTTCTAAACTACAAACTATAGGAACGCAATTTTaatgttcctggaaagagaaaagttcagattTTTACGTATTCAATATGAGAACCATGTTTTACACGAGAAATATCAAAATGGCGCTTCATTTCGTGCCACACACGAAGCAGGTGGTCTTTCGTTTTGGAATCCGCAGCTTCAGCAGTGCGATTTCGCAGACTTTCAAGAATGTCAGCCACAGGCGTGATGGAAGCGCGCTGTTTCACGTAGCCCCACAGACAAAAGCCACAAGATGTAAGTGAGGTCCGGAGACGTGGGAGTGCACTCGTCCTCTGCTCCTGCTCTTCCAGTCCGACGTCCCGGCACGACGTAACTCAGGTAACGTCGGGCGTGCCTGCGGCTGTGTTATACGCAAAAGACCGCGTTTTTATCCCCCCTATGCCTCACATTCTCCAAAGTCTGCGACGTCGCATTGTGCTTGAAGCTGTGAAGTCACTAATGAGAGACTATTTGCTCCGTGTGTGGCAGGAAacgagccaccgttttgatatttttcgtgttcacattgaatgcataaaaatctgaacttttctctttccaggaaggtTGGAATTACGTTTCTATCTTtcctagtttggaagcaataaatgtttgtaaAATGTTCCTTCTTTATGAATAGCACTGAATTTTAGTGAACCGCACCGACTGGTCAGTCCACACAATCTGGTGCTTGCATACAGCCGAGTTTCGCTTTGTTCCGTGAAACCTCTCCACTGAAGGGCGGATGCCAGTAACGCAGGAGGCACTCCGAGTCATCGTCATGTAGGTCAACACCTACTAGGCGTTAAGGACAAAGTAAAAACGTAATTGCGGTGTGTTTAACTTTTTACGTAAACTTTCTTATCCTAAAGAAGCAATCCGGAATGTTAGTTTTGtccgagcaaaaaaactgatgtcaGAAGCATCTGGAATCTCAGAAAGAAGAATGAaatgtgtgtggttcaaatggttcaaatggctctgagcactatgggactcaactgctgtggtcatcagtcccctagaacttagaactacttaaacctaactaacctaaggacatcacacacatccatgcccgaggcaggattcgaacctgcgaccgcagcagtcgcacggttccggactgtgcgcctagaaccgcgagaccaccgcggccggcgaaatgtgtgtgaaatattatgagacttaactgctaaggtcatcagtccctaagcttacacagtacttaacctaaattaccctaagggtaaacacacacacccatgcccgagggaggactcgaacctgcgccgggaccaaccgcacaggccacgaccgcagcgcctaagaccgctcggctaaccccgcgcggcagaaAGAAGAGTCCAACGTGTTTGCGCCATCGTAAGTTTTttagtatttatgtgtgtgtgtgtgtgtgtgtgtgtgtgtgtgtgtgtgtgtgtgtgtgtgtgtcttagtgCGTGCTGTTTTCCTTTCGTGACACGAAAAGCAAATTAATTTTATCATTTTGTTGACAAATTTCCAGCTGGAAGTTTCTTCGAGCTCCAGCAGAACAGCAGTTAGCGACCACTGTTTTTATTATACAGTCAAAATCATTTCACACGCAGTATTTGATTTTTTGATTGCGAAGCACCTTTAGGTTTTCAATACAAGATATGTGTCTGTAAACTTAATGTTCAAAGATTTCCTTCGAGGTCACTTTCTTAGTTCATATACTCTTTTTCCAAGGGACGAGGTAAGGAAAAAAAGTGTTTGGCAAATTACTCGTAAGATACGTTTCTGTGTTGTAATTTTGTTGTCTGAAACGCCTAGTAGAGGTGTAGCGCTGCGCAGCGGCGGTTTGCCGGCGCTGTGGCAGCAGTCCGCAGGTGTCCGCGCCGGGGGAGGCAGGGCCACAGCCAACAGTCCGGTCCGTGTGGTGCGTCCGAGGCTCTGGCAAACACAGGGGGGCAGGCAGAGTAATGTGAACACCGGCACTTTCTTGGTAATGGTTTATTAACAGAGGCTTGGACCCCCATTtgtccgtaatacagctgcgattcttctcggaatattggcatataatgattgtatagtctccagtggattgttgtgccactcttcgatcagaacctcttctaactcctgtagcgacggaggaggcggaaatctgccccggagtctgcgctccaataccgccgacAAGGGTTCGATAACATTCGAGTCCGGggaggccagggaagacgctgcagtccggTTACGTGCTCCTCGTACCACGATTGCACTGTCCTGCCTGTCTGAATGGGTGCGTTATCGTCCTGAAACATGGCTACATTGTTGGGAACAACATTTGAGTCGTGGGCTGCACCTGGCCACCTAAAATATTCACATAACCGTTGGCTGTAACACGACCTTTGAGAGTATTGATGGGACCAGGAGAATACCGTCATAAGGTTGCCCACACCATTACACTTCCAGCTACATTCTTAACCGTTGTATGCTTCTTttcgcgttctccagacgtaaacccggtccGATGTTCGAAATAAcggaaacgttgactcgtcggaccgtatGACGTGTTGAGTAGTCTCGGATGTgtcctcctgacaccatgttttacgcctcTCCGCGTCGATTGTCGTCACTAACAGTTTCGTATAGCACctcgtccacgaatattcgctttaCGGAGTTGTCGGCGGATAGCGTCGATAGATACGGGGGTCTCGAAGACGGCTAttgagttctgcagtcactttagccgccgtagttttctgTTGTTGTGTCAGTTGGTGTtatcgtacgacgatctctgtcatttagtttcgaTTAGtgaccactattacgtttacacgataatGTCTTTtcgtgttttgtgtaggctgtcatgactgttgaaacagttgctcttgaaacattataTAAGCTAACTgaatggttactgatgctccagctaatcgggcctccacacaatctgccctctttggagctctgttaggtctttcactgtacgtcgacctcggcctctgaatgcaaatacgaactaacattctgcgtggtgtctgtttgttctaagtcgtgtctccctaccacattcgcgcaacgacgctctgagcgtgtttcttagggaattgactagtttgaacctgggacctgttgctggtaaggagacggcagaccacacatggcatgtagagttcagaagagttcagtgagactagcaataatataatcaaatacttaatgatttcagcgtcagttccactgcactccctgtaaaagaatcttaatactaactaaatttagtggaaggggttcaaggctttcctatttttagttagctggtaaaataacgtcgaaaaagcagttaagtttaccattggaaattttattctactcacaaaacattgtttataaattgcactattgataaaaggaaatgttttaatacaggatgataaaaaccaactgcattcaacaaaaatgtgaacgaatattccctgaatgggtttccaagttctaaaatggatcgaaggatgacctatgccatatcacgtctataatctaggtttaaattaagtttcataaagaaaactatcagaaatggtctacagagactctcaattatctttaattacttatttaacttgtaaattacagtggctgatgtggcttctcaataattatatagcagaaaaatcatcgcgtttcagatttttaacttctaatagcaaatgtgaataccatgagctttaattgacaatcgacattagtattatgcaaaaaggaggtctaacagatgagacttgtgcaattcttagtgaagccttatgcggaatcgcgtgcgttcattaccttgtcgttggttaagcagcgtcagggggcggaggtcggcgcagctccacacacctccccgtcccggaagcaactcttttctaacttctccttattacaatttaccgaagttggtttaagaaaagctatctggttgtgttttcaagtgaccaatcagggcctcaatgttaacgttaagctccgcctacaaaacttctgtctatccaatgagaaagttATATTTTtcatggtgaggcaatgtttttaacgtttgcaacgtagcagagacgcgtatagtcacacgctaaaacttctagctggtgtggcccttttagtgttatcgtaagatctatactgttcttctggagggctctatcctttaacatgggctggaggtagtcttggcggtcggctggcaacgtgggtgtccgtctcttatcgtatggcctgctagcctacacgattctgctctcggcctctgttctcgtttctcccctcggaactgcgtctgtttcacggtgggaaggtatgacatgcatttaggcattcttgtgttagtctgtggtattccatttgctcactcgttgatcgtattactttggttaatttaatgtcaggatttattcggaactatgtgacatactgtcggatttgctatcatgtcagggttttcatggaaggtgttggatttgcctgacaccttacacgaagTGTGCGCTACTCGTAAACAATCTGCAGTGATGCCTGGTGCGTACGGCGCTATACGTGTCTTGCCTGTGTTGTTGGGCGccacccattactaccactgttcgcaatattttgcctatcccctgtatcttTTAGTCTTACTGGCCATGGCTATACGAGTAACAATGATGCAATTTATTCGTCTCTCGTTACAAAAGATTTCATCGTCACACAGAGGGTACGATTTCTGAAGATCAACTCGTAGACAAATCGGTTGAGAGGGATTCACGTGTGTTAACTGTTCTGCGAAACTCCGCGAGAAGATATCTCAGAGCGAATGTGGTCCGCAAACCGGCGCGTCGCGCAGGTGCTGCAGAGGGTGTTTCCCGCGGTGTGAGTGGGCTGGTTGGCTCCCCTGGCTGCTTTTGGCAGATCGCGACGCCCGCCCACAGGGGCAgcaggcagccggcagccggcggcCGCAGCCGCGCTCCACTTTCTCGCTTGCGTCCTACCGCCgctgcgtccttcttctgctccggGGCCTACTGTGAAGACGCGCTCACCGACTTTGTCTCGTACATACGCGACTGACGAGCTGTCCCGCGTGGTCACCTTCCTGTGACGTTCCACTTCGTGGTCACCTTGTTGTGCTACCGACAGTGACGTCACATTTCCACAGGACGGGGTAACAGTTCAGTCTCAATTCTCGTCACCGAATATCAGTGAATGAGGGGTGTGTGTGCAGATTGCTTGCTCGTCGATGTCCTTAGGTACCTACGCGAGCGATACGCTCCACTTGACGTATTGTTTGTTGCCGACGTTAGTGCTAGGGCGTGGTGCAACCGGTGTGACACGATCATCGGCACCTGTCTCGAGGCACCTGGCCCCTATCAGAATGCACGCTTTTGGAATTTTTTACGGTAAACTTGTCCGTAATGCTCAGCGCCTTCCTTGCAGCGCCCTTCCCCCGTGACGATCACAGACTGACCAGCATTACTACATAATCGAAAACGGACCGTTTTGAAAGCCTTCTTTCGCCGACGGATTGCATTTCCGTACAGTTTTTCCAACGAACCTGAGCCTAGTTGCTGGTTTTTGTGCAGTTtccttatacgatcattccactttaatGCGCTCCGGGCGGTCACTCTCGCTTCTTTTACAGTAgggcggccacggtggccgagcggttctaggtgctacagtctggaaccgcgctaccgctacggtcgcaggttcgaatcctgcttcgggcatggatgtgtgtgatgtccttaggttagttaggtttaagtggttctaagttctagggtactgatgacccatagtgctcagagcgatttgaacctttttttttttttatagtaggCGCTGTATCCATCGATTTCTCACCAATAATGTAAGCCACTCAAATTAAAACGAAAGAAGTGGAAAAGTTAACTAAAGTCtttattgtttcaaaattaatCGTCATATTAGTTAATTAATTTATGTCACTGTGAGACGAGACCATCAACGTCTTCATTGAGAAATGTCTGCTGTTGACTGAGAAACCGTGATTATAGCCAGGCGTTCGCACCTCTCCATCCGATGCAGATTGACCGCTGCGTGTCTCTTTCTCCAGGGGTACAAAAATAAGGAAATCGCAACTGTACGGAGAATTTCCCAATTGCGTAGTGTAATGGAAACGAGTCGACGTCGGGCGTTACCCCGCAACAAGGTGGTGCCGTCCGTCATAGTTGTGCGTTAACTGTGGCGCCGTGATCCACAAAGCCAGCGAGCAGGGAGatggtgattgtgtgtgtgtgtgtgtgtgtgtgtgtgtgtgtgtgtgtgtgtgtctgtgtctgccgGAGCGCTCGACGCCGTCCACTGCACAGTGACCAACCTGTACGTGTCCCCAGCCCACCAATCCTGTCCGGTGCTCCGTAAGTTTGTTTTATGTGCACTAAACGACGGGGCACACTGTACCGCATTTTATCCGTAAATGAAACTGACCACGGACATCTACTGGCCTGTGGAGTCTGGACGTCACGGACGAGGTGAGCTGGCAACATTTCTGTTTGCGGAATACATGCCGAATCCTGTAGAGAAGATTTCAGTTCTCCACGAACGAGTTCAATGTGTCTGCAATAAGTAGGCTCTGGCGATTTGGGCCTTTACTTTGAGAACGGCGGAAAACTTATCAGAGACTAGGTTCTCTAACCGGTTGCGTTACGATGCACGTGACAGACGGAAAATTTCGTTTTCTTAAGATGTGTTTATTATGTTATATTTCGTAATGggcagatgcagcaatgccgtatctgtctgtcgaactgacgcggcaAGGTGCGTTCCGTCGCTCCGTTTTCGACGGCAAGTCGGAGACTGTGGTCCGGAATTACGTTCCCTTGGGAAAAGAGCTCTTCGGCTAGTCCAAAAGAGGCGGCGAAATTCTGGCGAGCGAACTGCGGGAGACAGCCGCGAAAAGGGCGGGTCGCTCTGTGAACTACCCGCTTTTCGGACCTTTTCATCACTTTCAGAGTTTTCAATCGGGTACTGTCGACATTCGTGGCCATAGCTCGCCAATACGAGGTTGCAGTGTATTTTAGTCGAGTCATCTGATGTGACGCCGGTGGCATTTGTTACgtcatatacaaaataaattacatatatttcttatatatttttatttttaatttatgagcatgtattTTTATTTGGTTTGGGCATGactctctcagggatattatcttttgttatcacttttacttaggtgcgtaagtaaatatgaaacggattcttgaagggccgctgttatgtaccaactttagattttgaacgtggtgactaaaatatagtttccattaactgaattgaatgtaattttgttaatttctgtttGATTGCAAAGCAAGACTTGAGAGAACTTTGATTGTTGCCGTGAAGCGGCcaggataaaacttactgaactcatggaatctgtataatttaaaaattaattaactgttccaatttaaaaaggttcttataacgaaatctctcgcatttacagttactgttaacactttgaaaaataaattaatacttcgacgCGTAATGACCGACCAgagagatgagcttctcgcagcgcaaattactggaaaaatgctaattaaaaataattagccactgcgagcagttgaggtgacaactattacaaagaaactgAATTTGTGATAACAATAACAAGTTTATTGTAtcagaaatacgaataacttacataaaatatgtgtaccgCTAAGTGACTGCCCTCCGtacagcgaaacaaaacagtgtgtgtaccataaagtacgtccttcctccttggccgtacaatcgcgtctctttcgatccttttttattttcatagacattaaataaatgtGCTACTcttaagtaccagatagggttgattgaagagataaagaagatccaacggagagcagcgcgtttcgtttcaggatcatttagtaatcgcgaaagcgttacggagatgatagataaactccagtggaagactctgcaggagagacgctcagtagctcggtgcgggcttttgttgaagtttggagaacataccttcaccgaggagtcaagtagtacattgctccctcctacgtatatctgacgaagagaccatgaggatagagattagagcccacacagaagcataccgacaatccttctttccacgaacaatacgacgctGGAATAAAAGGAATACCTTAACTGCGGTTTACAACCGTTAAAAATGTCAATATCTGTGCGACCGTCACACTGGGAAGGCATACATGCAACGGCAAGTGGAAGAGTGAGAGCGAGGGGGCGCCGCGCGCAGCCTGAGCCCCGGCAGCGCCGTGACGGGCGGCCGCGGCCCGGACCCGGACCCGGCCTGTCCCGCCCACGGCTGCCCTGCCGCTGGCGCTCCCACGCGGTGCCCCGGGAGCCAGCAGGCCGGCCGGCAgtgggcggcggccgcggcggcacAGTCTTCTGCCGCACTCTGCTCTCCTCCACCCTGTCCTCGCCACTTGCTGCAGGACAATCTTCCTCACTTTTCTTATTCGAGCTCAAAACAGACTCTCTACGCAATAAAACTTGTACTCATCTTGTGCTCACGCCACGCCAAAGGAGTTTTCCTGATTCTTTTTCAGATACTCGCcatactgactcgtttgatgcggcacgccacgactTCCCTCCTCGAGCCATCTTCGTCATCTAACTTACTACAATGCCCTTAAATATTTGTGGCACGCCTCCGAATCTCCATTTTCCCCCTACTATTTTCGCTCTCTGCGACTTCGTCTTTCTGGATTGAATCTCTCTCATGTCCCGACACACGTCCTTTCGTGCTATCCCTTTTTATTCTCAGGGTTTTTCACACGTTCCCTCAGTCGCCGATTCTCTGAGGAACCATTTCGCACCTTAGCAGCCCGTGATGATCTTGAAAACTTCCGGTGATGACTGAAGGTAAGGGCACAGGTCGGGAAACGTCCAAGTCGACAGTCGCCGTGAGACGTGTGACAGTGGTCCGGCTGTCGCTAGGAACGTAGGGTGCGCAGCTGCTGACGTCACACGCACGGCCGCCTGCCCGCGGGGCCTGTGTGCGCTGGGCGGGGCTCCGGGCGAGCCGGAACGCGGGCGGACGGCTTTTACAGCCATTCTTACaaccaaaaattaatgtaaaccggAATACTTCGGCGATCCCACAAAAAATGGGCCACACCCAATGAAACAGCAATAATTTCAATGTCTTTGAAACAACAAAATTCAATAATTTACACTGACTAAATATTTTCACCGTCAACCTCTGGATTAACAACTATTAATCGCTTCTGCAATTTCAACATACGATATCTGAGACTACATAGCAAATCACTATATCCATCACCTGTCAAAGCTAAGTATCTGCATCTATTTTATTTTTCGCCTTATTAcgtcttttacatttttttaatacaaatgtttgTCACAACATCGCGTACCCCACAACTACACAGCAAAtgattacaacacaaacatctcatATTTAGTCGTATCTGTCTATTTATTTAATGACGAGTGTACTACTTTCCCAGTAACTTTATTCAAATGTTGactatcttgttgttgtggtcttcagtcctgagactgctttgatgcagctctccatgctactctatcctgtgcaaccttcttcatctcccagtacctactgcaacctacatccttctgaatctgtttagtgtattcatctcttggtctccctctacgatttttaccctccacgctgccctccaatgctacatttgtgatccgttgatgcctcaggacatctcctaccaaccgatcccttcttctagtcaagttgtgccacaaactcctcttcttccccaattctattcaatacctcctcattagttatgttatctacccatctaatcttcagcattcttctgtagcaccacatttcgaaagcttctattctcttcttatccaagctatttatcattcatgtttcacttccatacatggctaccatccatacaaatactttcagaaatgacttcctaatacttaaatctatactcaatgttaacaaatttcttctcttcagcaatgatttccttgccattgccagtctacattttatattctccctacttcgaccatcatcacttactttgctccctaaatatcaaaactcctttactactttaagtgtctcacttcctaatctaactcagcatcacccgacttaataccactacattccattatcctcgttttgcttttgttgatgttcatcttataccctcctttcaagacactgtccattccgttcaaccgctcttccatgtcctttgctgtctctgacagaattacaatgtcatcgccgaacctcaaagtttttatttcttctccatggattttaatacctactccgaatttttcttttgtttcctttactgcttgctcaatatacagattgaataacatcggggagaggctacaaccctgtctcactctcttcccatccacaccttccctttcatgcccctcgactcttgtaactgccatctgctttgtgtacaaattgtaaatagccttccgatccccgtattttaccccttacaccttcagaatttgaaagagagtattccagtcaacatagtcaaaagctgtctctaagtctacaaattcaaaaaacgtagctttgccttttcttaatctagcttctaagatacgtcgtagggtcagtattgcctcacgtgttccaatatttctgcggaatccaaactgatcttctccgaggtcgccttctaccagtttttccattcgtctgtaaagaattcgcgttagtattttgaagccgtgacaTTTTAAGCTGATAGTCcaataattttcacacatgtcaacacctgctttctttgcgattggaattattatattcttcttgaagtctgagggtatttcgcctgtgtcatacatgttgctcaccaaaacgtagacttttgtcaggactggctctcccaaggctgtcagtagttctaatggaatgttgtctactcccggggccttgtttcgactcaggtctttcagtgctctgtcaaactcttcacgcagtatcgtatctcccgtttcatcttcatctacattctcttccatttccataatattgtcctcaagtacatcgcccttgtataggccctctatatactccttccacctttctgctttcacttctttgcttagaaatgggtttccatctgagttcttgatattcattgaagtggttctcttctctccaaaggtgtctttaattttcctgtaggcagtatctaccttacccctcgtgacataagcctctgcatccttacatttgtcctctagccatccctgcttagccattttgaacttcctgttgtcgatctcatttttagacgtttgtattccttttagcctgcttcatttactgaatttttatattttctcctttcatcaattaaattcagaatttcttctgtcacccaaggactgatcctctggtgccttcactacttcatccatcaaagctaccctttcttcttctactgtatttctttcccccattcttgtcaattgttcccttatgctctccctgaaactctgtgcaatctctggttcttttagtttatccaggtcccatctccttaaattcccacatttttgcagtttcttcagttgtaacctacagttcataaccaatagattgttgtcagagcccacatctgcccctggaaatgtcttacaatttaaaacctggttcctaaatctctgtcttaccattatataatctatctgttaccttttagtatctccagggttcttccatgtatacaaccttctttcatggttcttaaaccaagtgttagctatgactaagttgtgcactgtacaaaattctacgaggcggcttcctctttcatttcttagccccaatccataatcagctactacgtttccttctctcccttttcctacactcgttttccagtcgtccttgactattaaattttcgtctcccttcactacctgaataatttcttctatttcatcatacatttcttcaatttcttcgtcatctgctgagctagttggcatataaacttgtactactgtagtacgtgtgggcttcgtatctatcttggccacaataatgcgttcactatgctgtttgtagtagcttacccgcattcctattttcctattcattattaaacctactcctgcattacccctatttgattttgtatttataaccctgcatacactttaccagaagtcttgttcctcctgccatcgaacttcgctaattcccactatatctaactttaacctatccatttccctttttgaatttctaacctacctgcgcgattaaggaatctgacatgttGACTATAATTGCTATTATAAAACTGTGCTAATCTAAAACTGATCAAAAGCATGTGATAGTAGACTTCACAATTCAAAAGAGAAGCAAAAAACGCTTccgtcaagaaggcataaataatgctTGAGAAAAACTTTAGTAACAATTCGTTCTCATTTAATGTGAGCACGTTTATGCAAGAATACTAGAttacttatttataaacaaacctttatttgtaattattgccAATGATCTGAGTATGACTGA is part of the Schistocerca gregaria isolate iqSchGreg1 unplaced genomic scaffold, iqSchGreg1.2 ptg000246l, whole genome shotgun sequence genome and harbors:
- the LOC126305095 gene encoding putative uncharacterized protein ASB16-AS1, with product MAVKAVRPRSGSPGAPPSAHRPRGQAAVRVTKWRGQGGGEQSAAEDCAAAAAAHCRPACWLPGHRVGAPAAGQPWAGQAGSGSGPRPPVTALPGLRLRAAPPRSHSSTCRCMYAFPV